A single window of Pseudomonas lijiangensis DNA harbors:
- a CDS encoding protein YgfX: MSSPSDGFECHWQASSLLLVGYLSAQLLALVALFYLDIPGWASVPGAVLCVVHGLWVVPRSILLSHPTAVTALRRNRKGWQLWSEQGGWQSVQLCRDSLALPWIVILRFRPVKEGRVGRCTQSICIPRDALTPDTHRRLRVRLKFSSRRWAVPE, translated from the coding sequence GTGTCCAGCCCAAGTGATGGTTTCGAGTGCCACTGGCAGGCTTCAAGCCTGCTGTTGGTCGGGTACCTGAGCGCCCAGTTGCTGGCGCTCGTTGCCCTGTTTTACCTCGATATTCCCGGCTGGGCTTCTGTTCCCGGCGCTGTGCTTTGTGTTGTCCATGGATTGTGGGTCGTTCCCCGATCGATCCTGCTCAGTCACCCCACGGCAGTGACGGCCTTGCGGCGTAATCGCAAGGGGTGGCAGTTATGGAGCGAGCAGGGCGGCTGGCAGTCTGTGCAGCTCTGTCGTGACAGCCTGGCTTTGCCATGGATCGTCATTTTGCGCTTTCGTCCCGTAAAAGAGGGGCGAGTCGGGCGCTGTACGCAAAGCATCTGCATCCCTCGTGACGCACTGACGCCGGATACCCATCGGCGCCTGCGCGTACGCCTGAAATTCAGTTCGCGTAGGTGGGCGGTACCAGAATAG
- a CDS encoding FAD assembly factor SdhE, giving the protein MVEDVELNRLYWHSRRGMLELDVLLVPFVREVYPQLNQEDRDLYRRLLTCEDQDMFGWFMQRAESEDPELQRMVRMILDRVQPK; this is encoded by the coding sequence ATGGTCGAAGACGTAGAACTCAACCGCCTTTATTGGCACAGCCGCCGCGGCATGCTTGAACTGGACGTGCTGCTTGTGCCGTTTGTCCGGGAAGTCTACCCGCAATTGAATCAGGAAGATCGTGACCTTTATCGTCGCCTGCTCACTTGCGAGGATCAGGACATGTTCGGCTGGTTCATGCAGCGCGCCGAGTCCGAAGATCCCGAGTTGCAGCGCATGGTTCGCATGATTCTGGACCGTGTCCAGCCCAAGTGA